The Burkholderia cepacia ATCC 25416 genome includes a window with the following:
- a CDS encoding porin, translating into MKKTLVAGACTATLFAPLAHAQSSVTLYGLIDAGIVYTNNANGASLWRLNSGTVNGSRVGFRGTEDLGGGLKALFVLENGFNVNNGGLGQDGKLFGRHAYVGLSQSGYGTLTLGRQYDTMVDFVAPLSATAGDLGDTSFAHPFDNDNLNHSLRINNAVKYTSETYAGFKVGAMYAFSNATSFGANRAYSVAASYTNGPLKLAGAYLQMNGTKGSTSASPGATDAAEAKSLNQGGWSIGSDRMRSYGGGISYGFGPATVGFVYTRSQYDNTGSFGSTGQVAFNNYDVNVRYAVTPAVSLGAAYVYTDASVSNPDSRHGTDPKWHQVDLQAVYKLSRRTDVYAEAMYQHASGRGYRAFIDGSGGASSTANQIVGTIGMRTRF; encoded by the coding sequence TTGAAAAAAACCCTCGTCGCCGGCGCATGCACCGCCACGCTGTTCGCCCCGCTCGCTCACGCACAAAGCTCGGTCACGCTGTACGGCCTGATCGATGCCGGCATCGTCTACACCAACAACGCCAACGGCGCATCGCTGTGGCGCCTGAACAGCGGCACCGTCAACGGCAGCCGCGTCGGGTTTCGCGGCACCGAGGATCTCGGCGGCGGCCTGAAGGCGCTGTTCGTGCTCGAGAACGGCTTCAACGTGAACAACGGCGGGCTCGGCCAGGACGGCAAGCTGTTCGGCCGCCACGCGTACGTCGGCCTGAGCCAGAGCGGCTATGGCACGCTGACGCTCGGCCGCCAGTACGACACGATGGTCGATTTCGTCGCGCCGCTGTCCGCCACGGCCGGCGACCTCGGCGACACGAGCTTCGCGCACCCGTTCGACAACGACAACCTGAACCACTCGCTGCGCATCAACAACGCGGTCAAGTACACGAGCGAGACGTATGCGGGCTTCAAGGTCGGCGCGATGTACGCGTTCTCGAACGCGACCAGCTTCGGCGCGAACCGCGCATACAGCGTCGCGGCGAGCTACACGAACGGCCCGTTGAAGCTGGCCGGCGCGTACCTGCAGATGAACGGCACGAAGGGCTCGACGAGCGCGAGCCCGGGCGCGACCGACGCGGCCGAAGCGAAGAGCCTGAACCAGGGCGGCTGGTCGATCGGCTCGGACCGCATGCGTTCGTACGGCGGCGGCATCAGCTACGGGTTCGGCCCGGCCACCGTCGGCTTCGTCTATACGCGCTCGCAGTACGACAACACGGGCTCGTTCGGCTCGACCGGCCAGGTCGCGTTCAACAACTACGACGTGAACGTGCGCTATGCGGTGACGCCGGCCGTCAGTCTCGGCGCGGCCTACGTGTACACGGACGCCAGCGTGTCGAACCCCGACAGCAGGCACGGCACCGATCCGAAGTGGCACCAGGTCGACCTGCAGGCCGTCTACAAGCTGTCGCGCCGCACGGACGTCTACGCGGAAGCGATGTATCAGCACGCATCGGGCCGCGGCTACCGGGCGTTCATCGACGGCTCGGGCGGCGCATCGAGCACCGCGAACCAGATCGTCGGCACGATCGGCATGCGCACGCGCTTCTGA
- a CDS encoding DUF4148 domain-containing protein, whose amino-acid sequence MKSLVVTAAAAVLLAAPALSFAQSAKSPVTRAQVLQELSDLESVGYNPARGESINYPDDILAAQERLHEKRLAQQKAARAAYGPAGEPATESGTAAKPAL is encoded by the coding sequence GTGAAATCGCTCGTCGTTACCGCCGCCGCTGCCGTCCTGCTCGCTGCACCGGCCCTGTCGTTCGCCCAGTCGGCAAAGTCGCCCGTCACGCGCGCGCAAGTGCTGCAGGAGCTGAGCGACCTCGAATCGGTCGGCTACAACCCGGCGCGCGGCGAATCCATCAACTATCCGGACGACATCCTGGCGGCACAGGAGCGGCTCCACGAAAAGCGCCTCGCGCAACAGAAGGCCGCGCGCGCCGCATACGGCCCGGCCGGCGAGCCGGCAACGGAATCGGGCACGGCGGCAAAGCCCGCGCTGTAA
- a CDS encoding LysR family transcriptional regulator — translation MDTLQNMRVFSRVVETGSFTAAAQSLNSTTGAMSRAVSELEARLRTRLMNRSTRRLALTSAGESYLRRCRQILADVDRAEEEASCAHERPAGVLRMHSFASVGHHYVLPALTRYHAQFPDVSIELSLSQRMPDLFDGTSDMAVVTASSLPDSELVSHLLGSTFSILCASPDYVKRHGAPARPQDLAAHACLTLCTPAFPTHEWVLEGPEGVEQIHVAGPVQTNTAESLALAIRDGIGIGMLPLYSAIDALRDGTLVRVLPAHILQKMNVYALYPSRRFVDAKVRTWVEMLRAQVPGMIARDVEMLNAIDREPQAA, via the coding sequence ATGGATACCCTACAAAACATGCGGGTGTTTTCGCGTGTCGTCGAGACGGGCAGTTTCACTGCCGCCGCGCAATCGCTGAATTCGACGACGGGCGCGATGTCGCGCGCGGTGTCGGAGCTCGAGGCGCGCCTGCGTACCCGTCTGATGAATCGTTCGACGCGCCGTCTCGCACTCACGTCGGCCGGCGAAAGCTATCTGCGGCGCTGCCGCCAGATCCTCGCCGACGTCGACCGCGCGGAAGAAGAGGCGAGCTGCGCGCACGAACGGCCGGCCGGCGTGCTGCGCATGCACAGCTTCGCGAGCGTCGGCCATCACTATGTATTGCCCGCACTGACGCGCTATCACGCGCAGTTTCCGGACGTGTCGATCGAGCTGTCGCTGTCGCAGCGCATGCCCGACCTGTTCGACGGGACGAGCGACATGGCCGTCGTGACCGCGTCGTCGCTTCCCGATTCGGAACTCGTGTCGCACCTGCTCGGCTCGACCTTCAGCATCCTGTGCGCGTCGCCCGACTACGTGAAGCGCCACGGCGCGCCGGCCCGTCCGCAGGATCTCGCCGCGCACGCGTGCCTGACGCTGTGCACGCCGGCGTTCCCGACGCACGAATGGGTGCTCGAAGGGCCCGAGGGCGTCGAGCAGATCCACGTCGCGGGGCCGGTGCAGACCAATACGGCCGAATCGCTCGCGCTCGCGATACGCGACGGCATCGGGATCGGCATGCTGCCGCTTTACTCGGCGATCGACGCGCTGCGCGACGGCACGCTCGTGCGCGTGCTGCCCGCGCACATCCTGCAGAAGATGAACGTGTACGCGCTGTATCCGTCGCGCCGCTTCGTCGATGCGAAAGTGCGGACGTGGGTCGAGATGCTGCGTGCACAGGTGCCGGGGATGATCGCGCGCGACGTCGAGATGCTGAACGCGATCGACCGCGAACCGCAGGCCGCCTGA
- a CDS encoding FUSC family protein: protein MKPQPAIERPSIEPARWRTWLDPLGDAARDWAASDGLIWLHLAKTVFAALLAMGIAMRLEMSQPRTAMTTVFVLMQPLSGMVFAKSFYRVLGTAAGLVAALALGGLFAQQPELYMAGITLWIGSCIALAVRNRHFRWYGFVLAGYTAALIGLPAVMTPQTLFQSALTRAAEVALGIACSGAVSALILPLSSAKALMRSLGTRHATFAAFTAGALAGDVARADFERRFADFVDDIVGFEANRAFASFEDPHIRARSRRLARLNSEFMNACTRLHALHQLVKRLRANGSDAVLDALAPHVDALAQRFAALRDERQRGIAPAAGALVDLRRFHSALPKAARASRRNIEEHAPGGLLDFDTAIELLYRFIGEYLGYADTYASLDQDDHAFERSVTHYAVKTNTFFVGFAFLRTVVAVGAMSVFWIASEWPSGPLAVTATAIACALSSTSPRAPKFVAQMSVGATFATAIGYLFLCYVYPNIEGFPLLCAALAPVLGVGAFLAMRPGLSGYGIGFAVFFCLLAGPDNVIAYTPEVLINNGLAVVIAMLACSLVFAVVFPTHMPWLTGRIAHDLRRQVTLACEGAPDGLAQRFQSSTHDLMAQLRTLLVRRTRQHRDALRWMLSTLEVGHAVIDLRDEMNAFRASKPPQTLRWTGSIDAVLHELPRFFDDPTPGHHARTLKSVNLAIRAAQHALQAWYAVPDERHRMQRIVGCLHFMRSALLDKDAPFNRHRH from the coding sequence ATGAAGCCACAACCTGCGATCGAGCGACCTTCCATCGAACCGGCACGATGGAGGACATGGCTCGATCCACTCGGCGACGCGGCACGCGACTGGGCCGCGAGCGACGGGCTGATCTGGCTGCACCTCGCGAAAACCGTGTTCGCGGCGCTGCTCGCGATGGGCATCGCGATGCGCCTGGAGATGTCGCAGCCGCGCACCGCGATGACGACCGTGTTCGTGCTGATGCAGCCGCTGTCGGGGATGGTGTTCGCGAAGAGTTTCTACCGCGTGCTCGGCACGGCGGCCGGTCTCGTCGCCGCGCTCGCGCTCGGCGGGCTGTTCGCGCAGCAGCCCGAGCTGTACATGGCCGGCATCACGCTGTGGATCGGCAGCTGCATCGCACTCGCGGTGCGCAACCGCCACTTCCGCTGGTACGGCTTCGTACTCGCCGGCTATACGGCCGCGCTGATCGGCCTGCCGGCCGTGATGACGCCGCAGACGCTGTTCCAGTCCGCGCTCACGCGCGCCGCGGAAGTCGCGCTCGGCATCGCCTGCTCGGGCGCGGTCAGCGCGCTGATCCTGCCGCTCAGCTCCGCGAAGGCGCTGATGCGCTCGCTGGGCACCCGCCATGCGACGTTCGCGGCGTTCACGGCCGGCGCACTCGCGGGCGACGTCGCGCGCGCCGATTTCGAGCGGCGCTTCGCGGATTTCGTCGACGACATCGTCGGCTTCGAGGCCAATCGCGCGTTCGCATCGTTCGAGGACCCGCACATTCGCGCGCGCAGCCGCCGGCTCGCGCGGCTGAACAGCGAGTTCATGAACGCGTGCACGCGGCTGCATGCGCTGCACCAGCTCGTCAAGCGGCTGCGCGCGAACGGCTCGGACGCGGTGCTCGATGCGCTCGCGCCGCACGTCGATGCGCTCGCGCAGCGTTTCGCCGCGCTGCGCGACGAGCGGCAGCGCGGCATCGCGCCGGCCGCCGGTGCGCTGGTCGATCTGCGCCGCTTCCACAGCGCGTTGCCGAAAGCCGCGCGCGCCTCGCGGCGAAACATCGAGGAACATGCGCCCGGCGGCCTGCTCGACTTCGATACCGCGATCGAGCTGCTGTACCGCTTCATCGGCGAATACCTCGGCTACGCCGACACCTATGCATCGCTCGACCAGGACGACCATGCGTTCGAGCGCTCGGTCACGCATTACGCGGTGAAGACCAATACGTTCTTCGTCGGCTTCGCGTTCCTGCGCACGGTCGTCGCCGTCGGTGCGATGAGCGTGTTCTGGATCGCCTCAGAATGGCCAAGCGGCCCGCTTGCCGTGACCGCCACCGCGATCGCGTGCGCGCTCAGCTCGACGTCGCCGCGCGCGCCGAAGTTCGTGGCGCAGATGAGCGTCGGCGCGACATTCGCGACCGCCATCGGCTACCTGTTCCTGTGCTACGTGTATCCGAACATCGAAGGCTTTCCGCTGCTGTGCGCGGCGCTCGCGCCGGTGCTCGGCGTCGGCGCGTTTCTCGCGATGCGGCCGGGATTGTCCGGTTACGGGATCGGCTTCGCGGTGTTCTTCTGCCTGCTCGCGGGGCCGGACAACGTGATCGCGTATACGCCCGAGGTGCTGATCAACAACGGCCTGGCCGTCGTCATCGCGATGCTCGCGTGCTCGCTCGTGTTCGCGGTCGTGTTCCCGACTCACATGCCGTGGCTCACGGGCCGCATCGCGCACGACCTGCGCCGCCAGGTCACGCTGGCGTGCGAAGGCGCGCCGGACGGCCTCGCGCAGCGCTTCCAGTCGAGTACCCACGACCTGATGGCGCAACTGCGCACGCTGCTCGTGCGGCGCACGCGGCAGCATCGCGACGCGCTGCGCTGGATGCTGTCGACGCTCGAAGTCGGCCACGCGGTGATCGACCTGCGCGACGAAATGAACGCGTTCCGCGCATCGAAACCGCCGCAGACGCTGCGCTGGACCGGCTCGATCGACGCGGTGCTGCACGAACTGCCGCGCTTCTTCGACGATCCGACGCCCGGCCATCATGCACGCACGCTGAAATCGGTGAATCTCGCGATCCGCGCCGCGCAGCACGCGCTGCAGGCGTGGTATGCGGTGCCCGACGAGCGGCACCGCATGCAGCGCATCGTCGGCTGCCTGCACTTCATGCGCAGCGCGCTGCTGGACAAGGACGCGCCGTTCAACCGGCATCGCCATTGA
- a CDS encoding P1 family peptidase, translated as MRTRDLGIRIGLGTPGRFNAITDVPGVRVGHCTLNEENGDASIRTGVTVIEPRAGAAHDSPCFAGVHVLNGNGDATGLEWIREAGLLTTPIAYTNTHSVGAVRDALVANEREAAAGRVYWCMPVVMETYDGLLNDIWAQHVSAAHVQRALAAAQTGPVAEGGVGGGTGMICHEFKGGIGTASRVLAADAGGWTVGALVQANYGVREMLRVAGYPVGEVLRHVPSPFRAPDAQGEAGMGSIVVTIATDAPLLPHQCTRLAQRASVGLARVGGGTEDSSGDIFLAFATGNDGLPAANYGSKGAPTTGVKMVNNDHISALFVAAAEAVEEAIVNALVAGGDVESRGARVEGLGQARLLDALREVGWRPGRGA; from the coding sequence ATGCGCACGAGGGATCTCGGCATCCGCATCGGACTCGGCACGCCGGGCCGCTTCAACGCGATCACGGACGTTCCGGGCGTGCGGGTCGGACATTGCACGCTGAACGAGGAGAACGGCGACGCATCGATCCGCACCGGCGTCACCGTCATCGAGCCGCGCGCGGGTGCCGCGCACGATTCGCCCTGTTTCGCGGGCGTGCACGTGCTGAACGGCAACGGCGATGCAACGGGGCTCGAATGGATCCGCGAAGCCGGCCTGCTCACCACGCCGATCGCCTATACGAACACGCACAGCGTCGGCGCGGTGCGCGATGCACTCGTCGCGAACGAGCGCGAAGCGGCGGCGGGCCGCGTGTACTGGTGCATGCCGGTCGTGATGGAAACCTACGACGGCCTGCTGAACGACATCTGGGCGCAGCATGTGAGCGCCGCGCACGTGCAGCGCGCGCTGGCCGCCGCGCAGACGGGCCCGGTTGCGGAAGGCGGCGTGGGCGGCGGCACGGGCATGATCTGCCACGAGTTCAAGGGCGGCATCGGCACCGCATCGCGCGTGCTCGCGGCCGATGCGGGCGGCTGGACCGTCGGCGCGCTCGTCCAGGCGAACTACGGCGTGCGCGAGATGCTGCGCGTGGCCGGCTACCCGGTCGGCGAAGTGCTGCGGCACGTGCCTTCGCCGTTCCGCGCGCCGGACGCGCAAGGCGAGGCCGGGATGGGCTCGATCGTCGTGACGATCGCGACCGACGCGCCGTTGCTGCCTCATCAATGCACGCGGCTCGCGCAGCGTGCCAGTGTCGGGCTCGCGCGGGTCGGCGGCGGCACGGAGGATTCGAGCGGCGACATCTTCCTTGCGTTCGCAACGGGCAACGACGGCCTGCCGGCGGCGAACTACGGCAGCAAGGGGGCGCCGACCACCGGCGTGAAGATGGTCAACAACGACCATATTTCCGCGCTGTTCGTCGCGGCGGCGGAAGCGGTGGAGGAAGCGATCGTGAACGCGCTCGTCGCGGGCGGCGACGTCGAGTCGCGCGGTGCGCGGGTCGAAGGGCTGGGGCAGGCGCGCTTGCTGGATGCGTTGCGCGAGGTGGGCTGGCGGCCGGGGCGCGGCGCCTGA
- a CDS encoding APC family permease, with protein MAMMSESTGTLQAAPATEDAPRALSQTLSVRDAVMITVSGVTPASSIFVIAPFAIQQAGSGAVLSFLLGGVLALAFALCYAELSAAHRSAGGEYVMAKRVFGTLPGYLTFITVLSVSVFIPAVLASGAAPYLNSALGTHFSNQSVALTIVLLSYLLGMLNIKTNAWITGAFLVVEIGVLMLIAGLGFGSPHRGADALVAPVVASGNALVPATLAAIVPAIGTAIFCYNGFGSAAYLAEDLRGGNRNVAKAVIYSLLVILVVELIPLTAIVLGAPSLTELTKSADPIGYVVRSLSNPAVSRVVSGGIFLSVFNAIIAIVITMGRLLYSSGRHALWSRTCNRAFSTIHPRLESPWLATLALAVPSAGLVFVSSLDELTAFTVDLLLLIYLVVGLAALASRFVRRDVEHHYRMPLWPVTPLVAVAGAAYTLYTTLATATKPTDLIIIAGLLIAALAMYAVWARHSEAFRAL; from the coding sequence ATGGCGATGATGTCGGAATCGACGGGCACGCTGCAAGCGGCGCCTGCAACGGAGGACGCGCCGCGCGCGCTGTCGCAGACGCTCAGTGTGCGCGACGCGGTGATGATCACCGTATCGGGCGTGACGCCCGCGAGCTCGATCTTCGTGATCGCGCCGTTCGCGATCCAGCAGGCCGGCAGCGGCGCCGTGCTGTCGTTCCTGCTCGGCGGCGTGCTCGCGCTCGCGTTCGCGCTCTGCTACGCGGAACTCAGCGCCGCGCACCGCAGCGCGGGCGGCGAGTACGTGATGGCCAAGCGCGTGTTCGGCACGCTGCCCGGCTACCTCACCTTCATCACGGTGCTGTCCGTCAGCGTGTTCATCCCGGCCGTGCTCGCGAGCGGCGCCGCGCCTTACCTGAACAGTGCGCTCGGCACGCACTTCAGCAACCAGTCGGTCGCGTTGACGATCGTGCTGCTCAGCTACCTGCTCGGCATGCTGAACATCAAGACGAACGCGTGGATCACGGGCGCGTTCCTGGTGGTCGAGATCGGCGTGCTGATGCTGATCGCGGGCCTCGGCTTCGGTTCCCCGCATCGCGGCGCCGACGCGCTGGTCGCGCCGGTCGTCGCGAGCGGCAACGCGCTCGTGCCCGCGACGCTGGCCGCGATCGTTCCGGCGATCGGCACGGCGATCTTCTGCTACAACGGCTTCGGATCGGCCGCGTATCTCGCGGAAGACCTGCGCGGCGGCAACCGCAACGTCGCGAAGGCGGTGATCTACTCGCTGCTCGTGATCCTCGTCGTCGAACTGATTCCGCTCACCGCGATCGTGCTCGGCGCGCCGTCGCTGACCGAGCTGACGAAGAGTGCCGACCCGATCGGCTATGTCGTGCGTTCGCTGAGCAACCCGGCGGTGTCGCGCGTGGTCAGCGGCGGGATCTTCCTGTCGGTGTTCAACGCGATCATCGCGATCGTGATCACGATGGGCCGGCTGCTGTACAGCAGCGGCCGGCACGCGCTCTGGTCGCGTACCTGCAACCGTGCCTTCTCGACGATCCACCCGCGTCTCGAATCGCCGTGGCTCGCGACCCTCGCGCTCGCGGTGCCGTCGGCGGGGCTCGTGTTCGTGTCGAGCCTCGACGAGCTGACCGCGTTCACGGTCGACCTGCTGCTGCTGATCTACCTGGTCGTCGGGCTGGCCGCGCTCGCGAGCCGGTTCGTGCGCCGCGACGTCGAGCATCATTACCGGATGCCGTTGTGGCCCGTGACGCCGCTCGTCGCGGTGGCGGGCGCCGCGTACACGCTCTACACGACGCTGGCCACAGCCACGAAACCGACCGACCTCATCATCATCGCCGGCCTGCTGATTGCCGCGCTCGCGATGTACGCGGTCTGGGCACGCCACAGCGAAGCGTTCCGCGCGCTCTGA
- a CDS encoding helix-turn-helix transcriptional regulator: MDRLFSEIAMHQALGRAIDHLGQPRFWRFLVLLLNEMAPFDNALATAIGPDGVPLVLEEYDTGGTDAASPVPLYLNGVYLLDPFLQAAHDGLADGCYRLEEVAPDLFRQSEYFLSYFRDAVGDDEIQILVRPSADMLLSLSLGASTRFDVEPLGKLTAAMPWVLAAIRQHWRLVGDAARATPDADLGARVEQALARFGAGVLTDREMSIARMVLRGNSSKAIAERLAISPETVKVHRRHLYAKLGISSQPELFSRFIQALGEDAAG; the protein is encoded by the coding sequence ATGGATCGTCTCTTTTCCGAAATCGCGATGCACCAGGCGCTCGGCCGCGCAATCGATCACCTCGGCCAGCCGCGCTTCTGGCGCTTCCTGGTGCTGCTGCTCAATGAAATGGCGCCGTTCGACAATGCGCTCGCGACCGCGATCGGCCCCGACGGGGTGCCGCTCGTGCTCGAGGAATACGACACGGGAGGCACCGATGCCGCGTCGCCCGTGCCGCTCTACCTGAACGGCGTGTATCTGCTCGACCCGTTCCTGCAGGCCGCGCACGACGGGCTGGCCGACGGCTGTTACCGGCTCGAGGAAGTCGCACCCGACCTGTTCCGGCAGAGCGAGTATTTCCTCAGCTATTTCCGCGATGCGGTGGGCGACGACGAGATCCAGATCCTCGTGCGGCCGAGCGCCGACATGCTGCTGTCGCTGTCGCTCGGCGCGAGCACGCGTTTCGACGTCGAGCCGCTCGGCAAGCTGACGGCCGCGATGCCGTGGGTGCTCGCGGCGATCCGGCAGCACTGGCGGCTGGTGGGCGACGCGGCACGCGCGACGCCCGACGCCGATCTCGGCGCGCGGGTCGAGCAGGCACTCGCCCGCTTCGGCGCAGGCGTGCTGACCGATCGCGAGATGTCGATCGCGAGAATGGTGCTGCGCGGCAACTCGTCGAAGGCGATCGCCGAGCGGCTCGCGATTTCGCCGGAAACGGTGAAGGTGCACCGGCGGCACCTGTACGCGAAGCTCGGGATTTCATCGCAGCCCGAGCTGTTCTCGCGCTTCATCCAGGCGCTGGGGGAAGACGCGGCCGGATGA
- a CDS encoding Panthothenate synthetase, translating to MRMLLNIRIPHEPFNTLVRDGSVGDVISRILEAVKPEAVYFTEQGGGRGAVAIVNVDDPSQIPALAEPWFLMLNADCEFRVVMLPDDLRNAGLAQLGAKWR from the coding sequence ATGCGCATGCTTCTCAACATACGAATCCCTCACGAGCCGTTCAACACGCTGGTGCGGGACGGCAGCGTCGGCGACGTGATCTCGCGAATACTCGAAGCGGTCAAGCCGGAGGCCGTGTATTTCACGGAGCAGGGCGGCGGTCGCGGGGCGGTCGCGATCGTCAACGTGGATGACCCGTCGCAGATCCCCGCGCTCGCGGAGCCGTGGTTCCTGATGTTGAATGCCGACTGCGAGTTCCGCGTGGTGATGTTGCCGGACGATCTCCGGAACGCCGGGCTCGCGCAACTCGGCGCGAAGTGGCGGTAG
- a CDS encoding cytochrome P450 encodes MNTRSSSPCPFHAGTAAPAPVLHPPGVWPPGPPVGLTGWGLLRTMSRDLIGALGDWQRTYGDVVHLRVWPEHAVVVTDPALVRELLVTHHDALGRWERAIRVFAEVHGQSVLVAEGDAWRDKRQALQPGFMPKPVQAFVPAIAATAGHALAQWPAHDPEWPIESALTSLAMDVIMRTMFSDTIGDDARAAEEAVRAVSAAANAAFYQPVNTPNWVPWKRRTARAMAVLKGVIDRQLHARLDRPERTWPDDLLSRLLRLHRADARKWPLRAVHDECVTAFLAGHETTAGALTWWAWCMAANPAVQAAARDEVSRVLGGRAPSAETRASLRYLSQTLDETLRLYPSAPILISRRAARPIALGAWQFPARTLFMLPLQLMQRDPRWFPEPDTFRPERFGADAPALPRGAYMPFGTGPRVCLGQHLAMTEMTVVAAMVLQRYVLSVPPGMAPPRAVLNVTLRPQRALHLAIAPTELAADTVSE; translated from the coding sequence ATGAACACACGATCCTCTTCCCCATGTCCATTCCACGCGGGCACCGCTGCGCCGGCGCCCGTGCTTCACCCACCCGGCGTATGGCCGCCGGGGCCGCCCGTCGGCCTGACGGGTTGGGGGTTGCTGCGCACGATGTCGCGCGACCTGATCGGCGCGCTTGGCGACTGGCAGCGCACCTACGGCGACGTCGTGCACTTGCGCGTGTGGCCCGAGCATGCCGTGGTCGTGACCGATCCGGCGCTCGTGCGCGAGCTGCTGGTCACGCACCACGATGCGCTCGGGCGCTGGGAGCGCGCCATCCGCGTCTTCGCGGAGGTCCACGGCCAAAGCGTGCTGGTCGCCGAGGGCGATGCATGGCGCGACAAGCGGCAGGCGCTGCAGCCCGGCTTCATGCCGAAGCCGGTTCAGGCGTTCGTTCCGGCGATCGCGGCGACGGCCGGTCACGCCCTCGCGCAATGGCCCGCGCATGATCCGGAGTGGCCGATCGAAAGCGCGCTGACGTCGCTGGCGATGGACGTGATCATGCGCACGATGTTCTCCGATACGATCGGCGACGATGCGCGCGCGGCCGAAGAGGCGGTGCGCGCGGTGAGCGCCGCGGCGAACGCGGCGTTTTACCAGCCGGTGAACACGCCGAACTGGGTGCCGTGGAAGCGCCGCACGGCCCGCGCGATGGCGGTGCTGAAAGGGGTGATCGACCGGCAGCTGCATGCGCGCCTCGACCGGCCCGAGCGTACCTGGCCCGACGATCTGCTGTCACGCCTGTTGCGGCTGCATCGGGCCGATGCGCGGAAATGGCCGCTGCGGGCCGTGCACGACGAATGCGTGACGGCGTTCCTGGCCGGCCACGAGACGACCGCCGGGGCGCTGACCTGGTGGGCATGGTGCATGGCCGCGAATCCGGCCGTGCAAGCCGCCGCGCGCGACGAGGTGTCCCGCGTGCTGGGCGGTCGTGCGCCGTCCGCCGAGACGCGCGCGTCGTTGCGTTACCTGTCGCAGACGCTCGACGAAACGCTGCGCCTGTACCCGTCCGCGCCGATCCTGATCAGCCGTCGCGCAGCGCGGCCGATTGCGCTGGGCGCGTGGCAGTTTCCCGCGCGCACGCTGTTCATGCTGCCGCTGCAACTGATGCAGCGCGATCCTCGATGGTTCCCCGAGCCCGATACGTTCCGTCCCGAACGCTTCGGCGCCGATGCGCCGGCGTTGCCGCGCGGTGCCTACATGCCGTTCGGCACGGGCCCGCGCGTGTGCCTCGGGCAGCATCTGGCGATGACGGAGATGACGGTCGTGGCCGCCATGGTCCTGCAGCGCTACGTGCTGTCGGTGCCGCCCGGCATGGCGCCGCCGCGCGCGGTGCTGAACGTGACGCTGCGACCGCAGCGGGCGTTGCATCTGGCGATCGCGCCGACGGAGCTGGCGGCCGATACGGTCTCCGAATGA
- a CDS encoding helix-turn-helix transcriptional regulator, whose translation MFSGPPSIPPSCPDPLARAPRVAGGGPLPHARLHPAPAALQGAVVAIVLSDTRGVASSDAQRLSHFPATPLVCVSWYRGLDVGFIEPAPDGPRWRPFGAAATLSGSHSAPTVAWAPTGGLIGMICFTADAARTLFGIALPDVHDRVLDAHACLGRDWHPLLDALLGADGDADMLAAIDRHLAPRWQALRPATPLSSLRNAGRSWVERLALQAREWRGTHSPRQVERRIKTYSGRSLREWQALVRTESAFFAARDRFEAGTAFNWATLALDEGFADQAHLSREVKRITGFSPSEFTQRFIDDESFWMYRLWV comes from the coding sequence ATGTTCTCCGGCCCGCCATCGATTCCGCCGTCATGTCCCGATCCGCTTGCCCGCGCCCCTCGCGTCGCGGGCGGCGGGCCGCTGCCGCATGCACGGCTGCACCCCGCGCCTGCCGCGCTGCAGGGCGCGGTGGTCGCGATCGTTCTGTCCGACACGCGCGGCGTCGCGTCGAGCGACGCGCAACGGCTTTCGCATTTTCCGGCCACGCCGCTCGTCTGCGTGTCGTGGTACCGGGGTCTCGACGTGGGCTTCATCGAACCCGCCCCCGACGGCCCGCGATGGCGCCCCTTCGGCGCGGCGGCGACGCTGTCGGGCAGCCATTCGGCCCCCACCGTCGCGTGGGCGCCGACGGGCGGGCTGATCGGCATGATCTGTTTCACCGCCGATGCCGCGCGGACGTTGTTCGGCATCGCGCTGCCGGACGTCCACGACCGCGTGCTCGACGCACACGCGTGCCTCGGCCGCGACTGGCACCCGCTGCTCGATGCACTGCTCGGCGCGGATGGCGACGCGGACATGCTGGCGGCGATCGATCGCCATCTCGCGCCTCGCTGGCAGGCGCTGCGGCCCGCGACGCCGCTGTCTTCGCTTCGCAATGCAGGGCGCAGCTGGGTCGAGCGTCTCGCGCTGCAGGCGCGCGAGTGGCGCGGCACGCACAGCCCGCGCCAGGTCGAACGGCGCATCAAGACCTACAGCGGCCGATCGCTGCGCGAATGGCAGGCGCTCGTCAGGACGGAAAGCGCGTTCTTCGCGGCGCGCGACCGGTTCGAAGCCGGCACCGCGTTCAACTGGGCGACGCTCGCGCTCGACGAAGGATTCGCCGACCAGGCGCACCTGAGCCGCGAGGTCAAGCGCATCACGGGATTCTCGCCGAGCGAATTCACGCAGCGCTTCATCGACGACGAATCGTTCTGGATGTACCGGCTGTGGGTGTGA